DNA sequence from the Oncorhynchus nerka isolate Pitt River linkage group LG9b, Oner_Uvic_2.0, whole genome shotgun sequence genome:
acaccatcattaagtttgccgacgacgccacagtggtaggcctgatcaccgacaacgatgagcctatagggaggaagtcagagacctggcggtGTCGTGCTAGGATGACAACCTCTCCGTTAacctgatcaagacaaaggaactgaatgtggactacaggaaaaggagggccaagcacacccCTATTCTCatcgtggagcaggttgagagcttcaagttccttggtgtccacatcacaataaactatcatggtccaaacacaccaagacagtcgtgaagagggcacaacaatgccttatccccctcaggagactgaaaagatttgtcatgggtccccagatcctcaaaaagttatacagctgcaccatcgagagcatggttgcatcaccgcctggtatggtaactgctcggcatctgaccgcaaggccctacagagggtagtggggccaagcttcctgcccttccaggacctttatacaaggcggtgtcagaggaaggccctaaaaatgatcaaagactccagtcaccctagccatagactgttctcaagtctaggtccaaaaggctccttaacagcttcttgCGCGAAtccactgctgaacaattaatcaaatggctacctggaatATTTGCAATGACCCTCcatttttttacactgctgctactcactgtttattatctatgcatggtcactttacctctacctacatgtacaaattacctcaattacctcgactaacctgtaccgccgcacattgactcagtaccgtcacctcctgtatataaccttgctattgttattttattgtgttactttctttttactttaatttatttagtaaatattttcttaactcttatttttcttacgactgcattgttggtttaagggcttgtaaaagtcagcatttcacagtaagtttacctgttgtattcagcatttcacagtaagtttacctgttgtattcagcatttcacagtaagtttacctgttgtattcagcatttcacggtaaggtctacgcctgttgtattcagcgcattgatttgatttgaatgattaGAATGATTGATCTTCTTCCTGTGTTCATATTCAACCTTAAATCAGCGTCATCCAACCCcagaggggaaggagaaagaaagacaggaaaCACTAGCCTGTGGAATGTGTTGCTGACCAACGACTGCAGGTTATTTCAGCCAATAAATCAGTTAACATTCCAAACCATTTCTTTGTCCAGTATACATGTTATAAGATTGTTTTTACAGACATGAAACCATATTTAGAGGCAAGTTTACTTTGCCCATCACACCTACTTTATTATGCACTGATATGaatctatctctctcacacacacacacacacacacacagggcctcaGGGTTCTATTTTTATAGAAATGAGTGGCTACACTGACAATTAAGCAACACACAGATTGTACAATATTATGAGGCAATGTAGATACAGTATTAATATCATGAactacagtaggctactaaataATGTTTTCAGTGGCACACTGACTCGCCTAATGATGAAGATGAAGACATAGGCTAATCACAGTGATGACCGATGAGCTCGTCTCAAGATGAAGACATAGGCTAATCACAGTGATGACCGATGAGCTCGTCTTAAGATGAAGATGAAGACATAGGCTAATCACAGTGATGACCGATGAGCTCGTCTCAAGATGAAGATGAAGACATAGGCTAATCACAGTGATGACCGATGAGCTCGTCTCAAGATGAAGATGAAGACATAGGCTAATCACAGTGATGACCGATGAGCTCGTCTCAAGATGAAGATGAAGACATAGGCTAATCACAGTGATGACCGATGAGCTCTGCCTCAAGATGAAGATGAAGACATAGGCTAATCACAGTGATGACCGATGAGCTCGTCTCAAGATGAAGATGAAGGCATAGGCTAATCACAGTGATGACCGATGAGCTCGTCTCAAGATGAAGTTGAAGACATAGGCTAATCACAGTGATGACCGATGAGCTCGTCTCAAGATGAAGACATAGGCTAATCACAGTGATGACCGATGAGCTCGTCTCAAGATGAAGATGAAGACATAGGCTAATCACAGTGATGACCGATGAGCTCGTCTCAAGATGAAGATGAAGACATAGGCTAATCACAGTGATGACCGATGAGCTCGTCTCAAGATGAAGATGAAGACATAGGCTAATCACAGTGATGACCGATGAGCTCGTCTCAAGATGAAAATGAAGACATAGGCTAATCACAGTGATGACCGATGAGCTCGTCTCAAGATGAAGACATAGGCTAATCACAGTGATGACCGATGAGCTCGTCTCAAGATGAAGATGAAGACATAGGCTAATCACAGTGATGACCGATGAGCTCGTCTCAAGATGAAGATGAAGACATAGGCTAATCACAGTGATGACCGATGAGCTCGTCTCAAGATGAAGATGAAGACATAGGCTAATCACAGTGATGACCGATGAGCTCGTCTCAAGATGAAGATGAAGGCATAGGCTAATCACAGTGATGACCGATGAGCTCGTCTCAAGATGAAGATGAAGGCATAGGCTAATCACAGTGATGAACGATGAGCTCGTCTCAAGATGAAGATGAAGACATAGGCTAATCACAGTGATGACCGATGAGCTCGTCTCAAGATGAAGATGAAGACATAGGCTAATCACAGTGATGACCGATGAGCTCGTCTCAAGATGAAGATGAAGACATAGGCTAATCACAGTGATGACCGATGAGCTCGTCTCAAGATGAAGATGAAGACATAGGCTAATCACAGTGATGACCGATGAGCTCGCCTCAAGATGAAGATGAAGACATAGGCTAATCACAGTGATGACCGATGAGCCTGCCTCAAGATGAAAATGAAGACATAGGCTAATCACAGTGATGACCGATGAGCCTCTCAAGATGAAGACATAGGCTAATCACAGTGATGACCGATGAGCTCGTCTCAAGATGAAGATGAAGACATAGGCTAATCACAGTGATGACCGATGAGCTCGTCTCAAGATGAAGATGAAGACATAGGCTAATCACAGTGATGACCGATGAGCTCGTCTCAAGATGAAGATGAAGACATAGGCTAATCACAGTGATGACCGATGAGCTCGTCTCAAGATGAAGATGAAGACATAGGCTAATCACAGTGATGACCGATGAGCTCGTCTCAAGATGAAGATGAAGGCATAGGCTAATCACAGTGATGACCGATGAGCTCGTCTCAAGATGAAGATGAAGGCATAGGCTAATCACAGTGATGACCGATGAGCTCGTCTCAAGATGAAGATGAAGACATAGGCTAATCACAGTGATGACCGATGAGCTCGTCTCAAGATGAAGATGAAGACATAGGCTAATCACAGTGATGACCGATGAGCTCGTCTCAAGATGAAGATGAAGACATAGGCTAATCACAGTGATGACCGATGAGCTCGTCTCAAGATGAAGATGAAGGCATAGGCTAATCACAGTGATGACCGATGAGCTCGTCTCAAGATGAAGATGAAGACATAGGCTAATCACAGTGATGACCGATGAGCTCTGCCTCAAGATGAAGATGAAGACATAGGCTAATCACAGTGATGACCGATGAGCTCGTCTCAAGATGAAGATGAAGACATAGGCTAATCACAGTGATGACCGATGAGCTCGTCTCAAGATGAAAATGAAGACATAGGCTAATCACAGTGATGACCGATGAGCTCGTCTCAAGATGAAGACATAGGCTAATCACAGTGATGACCGATGAGCTCGTCTCAAGATGAAGATGAAGACATAGGCTAATCACAGTGATGACCGATGAGCTCGTCTCAAGATGAAGATGAAGACATAGGCTAATCACAGTGATGACCGATGAGCTCGTCTCAAGATGAAGATGAAGACATAGGCTAATCACAGTGATGACCGATGAGCTCGTCTCAAGATGAAGATGAAGACATAGGCTAATCACAGTGATGACCGATGAGCTCGTCTCAAGATGACGGCGCTGCTGTTAGCGACAAATTGGGTGTGAAAATTGTATTTTGAAATCTGTAAAAATGCAAACCAACAGCCTTAaccaaccatagaaatataatccataGATGGCAGTTCCCAATCAAGTCAGGACTGGCATTCATTACTAGTGTACCGATGAGTATTAACATTCATATTGCCAGGGTAAGAGGTTACAAGACCCATCTATGGATTATATATCTATGGCCACAATGCAACAAGCTGTAGCCTATACGGTATTTGGTGCAGATGCTGCCCAAACTGCAGCCTTCCAAACTGTATGAATACCAGTaattgccaaaataaaggaaacacttgagtaaacaaGGAATACAAAGTATATGTCATGATGTGGGGTGCGTTTTCCTGGCATGGTTTAGgtccacttgtagaatctatgccaaggagcATTGAAGCTGTCCTGCCAGCTCGTGGTGGCCCAGCACCCTTTTAAGAcattttatgttggtgtttcctttattttggtagaTACTTGTATGTGCTTGTGATAAAACGTCCAAAGTCACAATCCAGTCACATTgatttattatgtatttattttgattttttatTAATCAGTTACCCAATATATTATTtattgtgtttttgtattttattttattaatcaGTTACTCAATATAATATTTATTATGTATTtaaacaaatgtattaatcagtTACCCAATATATGATTTATTATGTATTtaaacaaatgtattaatcagtTACCCAATATAATATTTATTATGTATTtaaacaaatgtattaatcagtTACCCAATATATGATTTATTATGTATTtaaacaaatgtattaatcagtTACCCAATATAATATTTATTATGCAGTTGTTTATTATTTTATGTTTTTAATCAGTTATTTAATATATTTCCTTCATCATTTttgttttcttcttctctttttttTTGCTGCCTCTTGGGCCCCCCAAGGGCCTGGGGCCCAGGGGCTTCAGCCCGGTAAGCCCCTGCCTTAACCcagccctgcacacacacactctctctctctctctctagcatactcaattcaatggctttattggcatgggaaacatgtgttagcattgccaaagcaagtgaagtagataataaacataagtgaaataaacaataaaaatgaacagtaaacattacactcacagaagttctaaAGAAGTTCATAGTCTCTCTCTCGGGtactccgctctctctctctctaatcagttCAGGGTGTACATAACTGCAGACATAAACCTACACACACCTTGCACTGAAACTGAAGTGAAAGCTAAAAACCATAGACATTAAAACCAGCTATAAATCCACACCCTctcatgggaacaaagatcaagACCTTCATGCACGAaaacctccctccctctggtTAATCTAATCATGATGTCATCTGAGACTGCTCAGGATTGGAGGATTTCAGCCATAACTTTCCTCAAACCTCCAGCCCTTTCCCGGACCTCTACTTCTTAAACCTATTTTAACTTTGATATCCAATTTACAGTAGGCTAGATCGATCACTTAGTTCGATAATGACAGGTGGATCATTGGACGCGGTGAAAAGGAAAATCCAGGCGCTTCAACAGCAAGCGGACGATGCAGAAGATCACACGATACTTTTACAGAAACAGTTGGACGATGAACGGGAAATGCGCGAAAACGTGAGAATGTTGTGGCTACAGTTTTATCATTACCTGTTCGCCACGTTTATTTTACTTACTTATTCTTTGGCAGAAAACCCATTTTAAAGTAGTCTAAAATTATATCGACTAAAAAGTCAGTGCTACTATGCACTACCTTGAAGTGAGGCATGTAATTGAGTTCATTCATATTCTGGTTGTAATGTCGGCTGATCATTGGAAGTTGAGGAACGTTTTCTATTGAGATGTGAAGAGAAGAGGACAGTCAGGAAACCAAGTATTCCTATAGTCAAGTCAAGTGCCTTCAAATTTAATTCCCACAAAATCATTCACTTTTGATTACGTTTAATTGTATTGTAGCGACCTTaaaacccaacacctagcaacggTAAAGGTGTTGGCATGACATTCGATGGACCCGGGTTCGCTacactggtgtcagaagtgggatggcACCCGTGTGGCCATCGGAGAGTTGTGTACACGTGAGGGGGCTTGGTGTAGAGAAGTGTGGGGACCACTCTCCTGAAGGATGGGTAATGTaccgaccttaacccaacacctagagACCTCATCAAGGTGTTCGGCCCTCTTGGCTTGACAGTTGCTGGACCCAGATTTGAGTCCCAGTCGTGGCTAACCCCCTAATTTGCTATTAGCGTTACATTGAAAAACTAACAATGATAGGCTTGTTAAATGCCTTGTCTTGAACAAGCAGAGGTTAGTTTTTCCTATTGAATGAAGggaccagacaggagagaagcagacagacagacgtcagGATTATCTTTTACAATGGACGTCTCACAGGAAGCATATTGATAAGCAGCCATCCCAGACTGCCAACTATTCACACTGAGTGACTGTTTACAGTACGTTGTTGAGGAGGGGATGTTTCACTAGTGTGTACAATTTATCAAGATTCAACCATTCCCATCATGAGTCCCCCTACTCTTCTGAATGAGTCCTTAATTCTTGGGTAATACACTGTGTGGGTTGAGGACTGACTTGAACAGTGACGATACGCTATCTGCAGGCTCCCTGTTTCACCTCATCACCTGTTGTTCTGTACCATTGGGAATATTTTTTCCTTTTTTGTTTCCTCTGATCTTTATCATGACCTGTGACCTgtgccccccctcctcccctccctctctgcaggcgGAGGGCGATGTGGCGGCTCTGAACCGTAGGATTCAGCTGGTGGAGGAGGAGTTGGACAGGGCTCAGGAGAGGCTGGCCACTGCCCTGCAGAAACTAGAGGAGGCGGAGAAGGCTGCCGACGAGAGTGAGAGGTCAGATCAGGACTACAACAAGTCACCATTTGCTCTGTCATTATATAGATAGGACAGCGCTACAGGGCTTTTCTATGGGTCCATGTTTATCAATGGGTATGGACTGCTATAAGGAGGGATTGTGTTTCTTTTTGGACAAAGGAGAAAGTGGCCTCCACACTTTGCGgacttcctctgtgtgtgtggggggggggggggggttatacacAGTTATTTTTGATATAATGGTAATCAGAGTTAGCTTACAGGTAGATAGTTTACAGAGCTATGTAGCATTTGTATTAAGTCTtcacatactgtaggttatactgtagctAACCCTGTGTTGCTGTTGCTCCAGAGGCATGAAGGTGATCGAGAACCGAGCCTCCAAGGACGAGGAGAAGATGGAGATCCAGGAGATGCAGCTGAAGGAGGCCAAGCACATCGCTGAGGAGGCCGACAGGAAGTACGAGGAGGTAAGAAGCACAGAATAGTAGGGTGAAGgtgcccctagatgctgatcttgggtcTGTTTTGCATTTTCCCCACTAAatggaagctgatcctagatcctgTGCCCAGTGAAAACTTCACCCTGGAGTCACAGCATAGTTTGTTATTagaggaagggggatacctagtcagttgtacaactgaatgcattcaactgaaatgtgtcgtcctcatttaacccaacccctctgaatcagagaggtgcagggggctgccttaatcaacagcTACATCTTCGGCACCTGGGGAATACTGGGTtacctgccttgctcaggggcagaacgacagatctttaccttgtcagctcagggatttgatccagcaaccttttggttattggcccaacactctaaccactaagccaAGAGTTTCCCCTGACCAGGAAAACCTCTGGGTCTAATCCGTAAGGCCCTGGTATAGCTGGTCATAACCAGTATAACCCAGAGTTTTTCTTGGTTAGTTGTTGTGGTCAGGAAGACCTCAGGCGCCGTTCATGACATCATACATTTTCAGATGAGTCAATGTAATGAGGCACGATTattgatttcatgttgaatttAGTCTCCAAGAGATCCCTTCTGACCCATGGTTTGTGTTGTTCTGTTTCAGGTTGCTCGTAAGCTGGTCATCCTAGAAGGGGAACTGGAGAGGGCTGAAGAGCGAGCAGAGATCTCTGAGCTGTAAGTACCAATACTCATCACACTAGATGTGTGTCAACTATGTTAGTCAGACTACAGGGTGGCGTTAGGGGCAGGCCTTAGGGGGCCTGGCCGACCCTAACGTGCATCGTTGCATGTCCAAATCAAATATGAAAAGATTGACAATTTATTTGACCGAGATGCGAGCCAACAGAAAGACTCATCAATCTCAAATAAAGCATCGGAGCAAGcaaaacagcgccccctctgtctcagtatggatagcccatgtatctgatgctatctggacagggaaacagcgccccctctgtctcgGTATGgatagcccatgtatctgatgctgtctggacagggaaacagcgccccctctgtctcgGTATGgatagcccatgtatctgatgctgtctggacagggaaacagcgccccctctgtctctgtatgaatagcccatgtatctgatgctctCTGGCCATAAATGGTATGGCATGTAAAATTACATGTCTTTACGATAaaacccatttaaaaaaaatgtgtaggAGGTCccattgaagaaaaaaaaaacttgcCCCTTATGGAAATCAAATGCCAGTCCAACTGATTTGTTCTGGTGCTGGCCCTGGTCAGACTTCTTGTGTTAGAATGCTTTTACTTGCTACTCGCAGGGGTttgcaactccagtcctctggggcctgattggtgtcttTCTTTTACCTCCatcctagcaaacacagctgattaaacaaATTGCGTTCTAAACTGAAGATcgtgattagttgattattggagtctgGTGTGATAGTTGGGGCACACcaatcagccccccccccccctttgcagGCTAGTGACAAATCAACCTTGGGCCAATGTaatggatgtgaaacggctagcttagttaacggtggtgcgcactaaatagcgtttcaactTGTGACggcacttgctctgagaccttgaagtagtagttccgcggcttttgtggagcgatgggtaacgatgcttcgagggtgtcagttgttgatgtgtgcagagggtccctggttcgggcCCAGGTATgaggcgaggggacggtctaaagttatactgttacaacaAGATTGCCTTGTTGATGTAAGTTgattccctctgtcctcctctacaGTAAATGTGGTGACCTGGAGGAAGAGCTGAAGAATGTAACCAACAACCTCAAGTCCCTAGAGGCTCAGTCTGTTAAGGTGAGTGTCCTTTGTCTGAACAATACTCTTGCAAAATATCAGCTCTGAAATCTGCTACTGAATAATAATTAATGACATGTAACATGAGTTCCATTTTAATAAATATGTTTTGTCTCTGCAGTATTCAGAAAAAGAAGACAAGTATGAGGATGAAATCAAAGTGCTGACTGACAAACTGAAAGAGGTGAGGACAGCCGTGGCATGTTGCTGCCTGGTGGCATGTTGCCCTTAAGGCTCCAGCCGAACTCGGCTAAGTGAACCGAACAAGTGTGCtcacatactcccttaaaagaccattgtttgaaaaacaagaaaaaaatagtactgtttgtccatcttgAGACACCGTAGCCAGTATGCACTTCCTTTAAAATAGTCTGAATTAATCGAAGGTAACTCAATAAATCTGTCTTTAATTTTGACGCCTTAGTTGTGTAAATTTACATCGaactaagatgtttggtacaGTATTTCACAGTGgaaaaaatgtaaatgaaaacaAGTCGTCTATCGTTgaacgacaacacacacacacttcattgaagaatccctactgttgaccaatgaccCGACGAATAGGGATAGACTTCGGCTCCCAaacttttatttacatttttattgaacctttatttaaccaggcaagtcagttaagaacaaattgttatttacaatgacggcctaccccggccaaaccctccgctaacccagacgacgctttGCCAATTGTGCGGCGCTTGAGATGCAACTCATAcagtaggaaggtgttcctaatgtttgttatACTCCGTGTATATTGgtcctatttcacacatataATGTGTAAGGGGATATCTGTCGTTACTGGCTATAACCAGTCCtctgtcccatctctctaggCTGAGACTCGTGCTGAGTTTGCAGAGAGATCGGTGGCTAAACTGGAAAAAACCATTGATGACTTAGAAGGTACAGTTCACACACAGTGCATTTCATTACTGTTTGTCTATGCACACTGTGGTTCCTCAGAGTCAAACCATCTGGATTCAACACTGATCTCTACTGCTGTATTATTCTTTGACCCTAATCTCTCaatttccctctttctttctctctctctccctccaccctctctctctccctccaccccccccccctctctctctcccctccacccccctctctctccccaccaccccccctctctctccctccaccccctctctctctccctccaccccctctctctctccctccacccccccctctctctccctccaccccctctctctccctccaccccctctctctctccctccaccctcctctctctctcccctccaccccctctctctctctcccctccaccccctctctctccccctccaccccctctctctctcccctccacccctctctctctctccctccaccccctctctctctccctccacccccctctctctccctccaccccctctctctccctccaccccccctctctctccctccacccccctctctctccctccaccccctctctctccctccaccccctctctctcccctccacccccgcccctctctctctccctccaccccccgcccctctctctctccctccaccccccgccccctctctctctccctccaccccctctctctccctccaccccctctctccctccacccctctttctctctctctctccctctaccccctctctctctctccctctaac
Encoded proteins:
- the LOC115114773 gene encoding tropomyosin alpha-4 chain-like isoform X4; protein product: MTGGSLDAVKRKIQALQQQADDAEDHTILLQKQLDDEREMRENAEGDVAALNRRIQLVEEELDRAQERLATALQKLEEAEKAADESERGMKVIENRASKDEEKMEIQEMQLKEAKHIAEEADRKYEEVARKLVILEGELERAEERAEISELKCGDLEEELKNVTNNLKSLEAQSVKYSEKEDKYEDEIKVLTDKLKEAETRAEFAERSVAKLEKTIDDLEEHLSSAKEENLDMHQVLDQTLIELNSL
- the LOC115114773 gene encoding tropomyosin alpha-4 chain-like isoform X3, yielding MTGGSLDAVKRKIQALQQQADDAEDHTILLQKQLDDEREMRENAEGDVAALNRRIQLVEEELDRAQERLATALQKLEEAEKAADESERGMKVIENRASKDEEKMEIQEMQLKEAKHIAEEADRKYEEVARKLVILEGELERAEERAEISELKCGDLEEELKNVTNNLKSLEAQSVKYSEKEDKYEDEIKVLTDKLKEAETRAEFAERSVAKLEKTIDDLEDELYSQKLKYKAISEELDHALTDMTAI
- the LOC115114773 gene encoding tropomyosin alpha-1 chain-like isoform X1, with translation MEAIKKKMQMLKLDKENAIDRAEQAETDKKSAEDKCKQLEDELLGLHKKLKGTEDELDKYSEALKDAQEKLELSEKKATDAEGDVAALNRRIQLVEEELDRAQERLATALQKLEEAEKAADESERGMKVIENRASKDEEKMEIQEMQLKEAKHIAEEADRKYEEVARKLVILEGELERAEERAEISELKCGDLEEELKNVTNNLKSLEAQSVKYSEKEDKYEDEIKVLTDKLKEAETRAEFAERSVAKLEKTIDDLEDELYSQKLKYKAISEELDHALTDMTAI
- the LOC115114773 gene encoding tropomyosin alpha-1 chain-like isoform X2 — encoded protein: MEAIKKKMQMLKLDKENAIDRAEQAETDKKSAEDKCKQLEDELLGLHKKLKGTEDELDKYSEALKDAQEKLELSEKKATDAEGDVAALNRRIQLVEEELDRAQERLATALQKLEEAEKAADESERGMKVIENRASKDEEKMEIQEMQLKEAKHIAEEADRKYEEVARKLVILEGELERAEERAEISELKCGDLEEELKNVTNNLKSLEAQSVKYSEKEDKYEDEIKVLTDKLKEAETRAEFAERSVAKLEKTIDDLEEHLSSAKEENLDMHQVLDQTLIELNSL